The following are encoded together in the Sparus aurata chromosome 1, fSpaAur1.1, whole genome shotgun sequence genome:
- the lcorl gene encoding ligand-dependent nuclear receptor corepressor-like protein isoform X2 — protein sequence MATVQCTKCTAERKGFRRELDSWRHRLIHCVGFESILEGIYGQMLLRDLNLFDDCEPAESDDWSPEASCSQCSFCKLPLDKLNDHVPAATSPLSSPSDYSPCQAPTISESSQSAHRFLQAVFHKKDVPPGCDSNIPLVAQELMKKMIHQFALEYASKCLLHTNTNGVTTRTSSPLSDTSDAPLDLTMSRTQEEKAGESDPDGVLDLSNRNSACSAISSTSSSNHKASGRQRRQKEEYIERSLELSEGLLSKALKDIRSGRLQEQRAALLYGIPLHVLRQGRDGLAEGRLGMPHQLTPGSRDFRDEVTSYNVMSSMLGGEARLVLQKVAAWAERAEIGGAAEENGDLSFPSSCLSFCQPSGLQKTLPHSFPQLRDALQPSPSPTPSLESPTPLRIPQVRSMSDHNRAIKAENCSMAENLHQRTSTTEGTASSSTASARPSSLFKLRPPFLPQGGPGIANQSPHRLGPRGSSLDDSEEGGSGRDKDKQPRKKRGRYRQYDHDLLEEAITMVMGGRMSVSKAQGVYGVPHSTLEYKVKERTGTLKNPPKKKSANLCSSNSNSSGSGSITSTTNSGTLSSAADAKRF from the exons ATGGCGACCGTGCAGTGCACCAAATGCACGGCAGAAAGGAAAGGGTTTCGGCGGGAACTTGATTCTTGGCGACACAGACTGATACACTGCGTCG GGTTTGAAAGCATTCTGGAGGGAATCTATGGCCAAATGTTGCTGAGAGACCTCAATTTATTTGATG ACTGTGAACCCGCAGAGTCGGACGACTGGTCCCCAGAAGCAAGCTGCTCTCAGTGTTCATTCTGCAAACTACCCCTGGATAAACTCAAT GATCATGTACCTGCTGCCACGTcgcccctctcctccccctctgatTACTCTCCTTGTCAGGCTCCAACCATCTCGGAGAGCAGCCAGTCAGCACACAGGTTCCTACAAGCTGTGTTTCACAAGAAAG ATGTGCCCCCAGGCTGTGATTCCAACATCCCTCTGGTTGCCCAGGAGCTGATGAAGAAGATGATACATCAGTTTGCCTTGGAGTACGCATCCAAGTGCCTGCTCCACACCAATACAAATGGTGTTACAACAAGGACCTCATCACCTCTGTCAGATACATCAGATGCCCCTCTGGATCTCACAATGAGCCGAACCCAGGAGGAAAAAGCGGGTGAAAGCGATCCAG ATGGCGTGCTCGACCTCTCCAACAGGAACTCTGCCTGCTCAGCAATTTCATCAACATCCTCATCTAATCACAAAGCCTCAGG GAGGCAGCGCAGGCAGAAGGAGGAGTACATTGAGAGGAGCTTGGAGCTGTCTGAGGGGTTGCTGTCCAAGGCCTTGAAGGATATACGTTCAGGGAGGCTGCAGGAACAGCGGGCTGCGTTGCTTTATGGAATACCTCTTCACGTTCTGAGGCAAGGGCGGGACGGCTTGGCTGAGGGGAGGCTGGGGATGCCACATCAACTCACACCAGGAAGCAGAGATTTCAGGGATGAAGTGACATCATAcaatgtgatgtcatcaatgcTGGGTGGTGAGGCCCGCCTTGTTCTGCAGAAGGTGGCGGCGTGGGCAGAGCGAGCAGAAAtcggaggagctgcagaggaaaatGGAGACTTGAGTTTCCCTTCATCCTGTCTTAGCTTTTGTCAGCCGAGCGGTCTACAGAAAACCCTCCCACACTCCTTTCCCCAGCTCAGGGATGCTCTCCAGCCCTCACCAAGCCCCACCCCAAGTCTGGAGTCGCCCACACCCCTGCGTATTCCTCAGGTCCGTTCCATGTCTGACCATAACAGGGCGATTAAAGCTGAGAATTGCAGCATGGCTGAAAACCTACACCAACGAACCTCAACAACAGAAGGTACTGCCAGTTCATCCACCGCTAGTGCTAGACCTTCATCTCTCTTCAAACTCAGACCTCCTTTCTTACCACAAGGCGGTCCGGGCATTGCCAACCAGTCACCTCATCGCCTGGGACCACGAGGTTCATCACTGGATGATTCAGAAGAGGGGGGAAGTGGCCGGGATAAAGACAAGCAACCGAGGAAGAAACGCGGGAGATACCGCCAGTACGACCATGACCTGCTGGAAGAGGCCATCACCATGGTGATGGGAGGTCGTATGAGTGTGTCCAAGGCCCAGGGGGTTTATGGGGTGCCCCATAGCACACTGGAATACAAAGTCAAGGAGCGTACCGGTACACTGAAGAACCCGCCCAAGAAGAAATCTGCCAACTTGTGTTCATCCAATTCCAACTCGTCCGGTTCTGGTTCCATTACCAGTACCACCAACTCAGGGACTCTTTCCTCAGCAGCTGACGCAAAGAGGTTCTAG